AAAACAACACTCAAGAGGAGCAAAAAGATCATAAAACCGAAGAGAAGAATATTGTAGAACCCACCAAACTACAAAATACAGTGGATCAAAGATCAATCCAAAGAGAGGAACAATCAGTTTCAGAAGGTGCATCAAAAATTTCAGGAAATGAACCAGaaaataatggaaaattTCAAGGAATTTCTATAGAAACAACAAAAGAAATTTTGTCACCGAAAACAAAAGATCAAGCACTATCTCAAGAACTACCTCAATTAGAACCGAAATTACAGCCACAACCACCACCATCACCAGAATCGCAACCACAACCACAACCACAACCACAACCACAACCACAACCACAACCACATTCAGAATCACCACCATTACCACAACCACGGCCAGAATCACCAACACAGACAGAATCATCAACACATCCAGAACCACCAACACACCCAGAACCACAACCACAGACAGAATCACAACCACAGACAGAATCACCAACACAGTTAGAATCACAACTACAGATAGAATCACAGCTGGGGCAAGAGCCAGGACCAGAACCCCAGCTAGGATCACATATAAAATCACAAACAATATCACAGCCAGTACCACAGACAGTATCACAGTCAGAATCACAGACACTATCACAGCCAGGGGCACAAAATATAGAGAATCTGACACAACCTGCATATAAACAAGAAAACTCATTGACGAGCTATgaaactataaaaaaaatcacaCAAACGAATGTTTTATATGATTTCTATAAACTGCATGTTTCATCTTTTTATAAAAACCTTACTAAATATGGAAATCGTTTATATGAAAGTGCATCAACTAGCTTAACAAAGGGTTATTCTGTATTTAATAATGTTGCTAATGATTTAATTACTCAATCAAATAAAGTAACTGTTACATTACCATCAGTTGATAATAGCATTCAACTAGAAGATTCGGAAGATGATTTACCTCCATCTGATAGCCCATCAGAAATGCCCTTATCTTCATCGACAGAATCTATTGACAAAAAAACTGATGAAAACCATGGAAAACAACATGAAGGTGGAAGCCACGAAACAAATCCTGGAGGTGTAAGCCAAGAAAAAGAACCTGAAAGTAGAAGCCAAGAAATAAATTCTGAAGGTGGAATCCACGAAACAAATCTTGAAGATAAAGGCAAAATAAGTGAAACTGAAAGTAAAGGACAAATAATTGCAACTGAACAATTAACACCAATTCTAGCTCCTAAAGATTCCTCAAAGGATTCTATCAATATAACATATTATCAAGAAATTGGGCAAATTCCTTCGGAAATCAACGTACAAAGAGACATATCTGAAATCAAGGTACAAAATGGCATATTTGAAAAAGGATTTCCagtaaatttatttaaagaaagcaaattaattttatattcatttatagtTATTGCAATACTCGTTATGTTAGCAGTTATGTATAAGGTaaatagataaaaaattattaaatagaaaattaaaaaatatgtattactacatattttatgtatacataaaagacaaataactatatatttttactatttttatgttaGTGTTTAGGATTTGGGCGGAgaaaaaaggagaaaaaaaaaaaaaaaatgaaaaagatcaGAAAAATGtgtgatgaaaataataccGAAAAGTTGAAATGCATTCATCGAAAATAACCAATgggataattataaattgaGGTGATAAGATAATGATATTATTAAGTATATAGAAACATATAGAGGAAAATTATATGGCAGGGTTTTgagttatatttttatttaattttttataatgtgataatatttatttgtctaTGAAAGTTTTCTAAATTCGattataatagaaaacacagtttaaatatatatagtaatacattataaaaaataaaaaatatacatgtcATATTCCAAAATTTGAAGCATCTATGTGAAGAATATTTTAACACAAACAGGAAatgaatattaatattatagattCCCATAAAGGAAAcatatttcataaaatataatactcATATTTGATTTGTCCTTACAATttaaatatgattaaaacaCAACATGAATATTTTATGCAAATGATATTACTAATGTGGAATTTGTTATTATACTTAATACATGTATTCATATCAAAAATACATTATAGTGTATGtataataacttttttaaaatttaatataaataatgctcatttttttgtatttaaatattttatgcttcttttaaattttaatttacatGAATATAagttgttttatattatttgtttatttggcataaaattttaatattatataacgTATCAACATTTAAGGTttgttgttatatatataactatgaaatatatcatattttaaattaaataaaatgaaatatataagtatattaataaaatttcttaatgtattttgtttttaataatttttataaaaattaaaaaattgggTATAGAGAATTAGGGTTATTATTcgaatatatgtacatataaaatattgtgTTATTGactaaacataaaaatattatttacttcaagaaaataatataattatataataatgcaaaTACTATGGGAAAATTATATTCCAATTAATATGTTTgagtattatattttttctattatacatACACGAATCATGAAAATATTCtgcatttatttaaattaattatattgagTGCATTAATTATGCCACAGTAGTATACAATGCTATAACCAAAACAACAACAATATTAgatgaatatattattaaatacgGACAAATGCattatgtttatttgatATACCTATATGGGTGTAAatccattatatatattattaaacggGTGACAAAATCAAAATTGTGTGCATAAATATCACATGAAATATTGCAacatttatttaagcttTAATGTGATGATATTAGTATTAACACTATCAAATCATgtattattaattctattaGCAATTATATAGTTTCCTTTGAATGAACATTTTcctattattaaatataattttgttagAAAATatccaatatataatatttacttAGGTCATTGTCAGAAAATTACAAAAGAAAAAGTAAAACCATGTTATATTGCTTTCCAAATGAATTGATTATTAAACTAATGTATGAATAAATTCtaaaattaagaaataattggtttaagaaaaatatatgaaaacaACTTCATTTTATAGACTATAATAAGTTTTCTTATTTGTTAATGGTTAAAATAATGGaaagtataatatacaaaCTATTATTACAAATCGAAATTATATACTGTGGTTTATTAAGTTTATAATCACCTCGATTAGTCTAACtgaatattatttgtttttttaaattctgTAAAGATACATAAAATACCCCACTCGAAATTATTCATTAAATGTATTTGTGTATAAAGGAATATTAGGGTGAAAACAAACTTATTGCACATTATGAAAAATGCTTTTAATTAATATGGATAAATTAAACAGATATAAAACCAtgtgtaatatatttagaaaaataaataacactaagttaatatttaagtattataatttaaataaaatgtatgtCATATTTACTAGAGCTAATACtaaaagatataatattccttacaaaataataacgaatatcaataaattatattgaataatgagatataatacatttttatttttttatatatttacagtCATATAAGGTTGGAATCACTTTATTAaaactaatatataatacatctTGTCCCCATATGTAAACCTACAAATACAATgatatacattattattcCGAGATTATATAGATATGTGTAATGATATTATGCATATGATCAAAGCTTTTCAAAAGAATGAAAATTTAGAAGATTTATCTAAActatcataaaaataaatatgttattcCCCATACactactatattatatactaatTTAAGATTAACAATATGATTAactaaaaattttatatagaaAGACACGTAATTGTATAACTTATTTTGGTATAGTATATAggttttatataaaaatgatacgATGTCATTTAATATGCagattaaaaacaaaatttcaTTACAATGTCTAAGTGGtaaatacattatttttaaataaaaacgatcaccttaaattttatatgatatattgcctgtatattattattaaactttattttaataaattttcttaCTGTATGATATTTCAAAATGTTGATCATCTTTTTAATAAAGACAAATTTTATTTGGATACAATACGTTCGAAAAATGAACCTTACATTTGGTATTCCCCTTTTGGTAGagaatcaaaaaaatataaatgtaacAGGATTTTTGATGAACTTAACCCTCTGTGTATGCATTTATTTATTGAAGCATACAAAATTCCTGGAAACATAatgaattttaaaaataacaataaggAGTATGTTGGATACATTCTGATGTTGGTAGGATGTATGTTAAGCCTAAAGAATAATGATGGAACCAACaatctaaaatatttttatagtacATTTATAAATAGTGATGAAAAGTATAATAAGGCTATAAAAGATGCTACTGATTATAAggatattataaataaaaaaaaagatttgATTAATATGGATATGAGAATTATATCtaatatttatgtaatatGTATAGTGagtataaaaaagaaaatacagattgcaaaaattatttaaaaaaatctaaataatttgttgaaaaatatgaagaacTTAACAAAGATCCCAATATTACTGAAGATAGTCCATGTTATCAAGTATTGTTTACTTAATCaactgattataataattttaaaaaaaatgcagtAGTGTTAATTGTTCCAAGCTTTCATCCTTCCCAACGATAGAAAAAACACAAACTTCTGAAGTTAtttcatcaagttcgtcgatagcaaacaaattatttatagttttatcaATATTTATTGCAATagaaatttttttatgaatttcttataaggtaaataataagtcaattaaaaaatatattcagcAATGAGTGAtttgtgaatataaataaagaagagaactgatcattaatatattattcgaagattaataatgattgatatattttaagaagcTGTCCATTTGGAAATAGGCAATTTTTgatcataa
Above is a window of Plasmodium yoelii strain 17X genome assembly, chromosome: 9 DNA encoding:
- a CDS encoding PIR protein, whose protein sequence is MDDETVCELFLEADKILSGSTGIQTKINNSPEYREYCPNNKPCSNRAESIGALSMYLFTNFYNQESGYYEHFMMWLAHNLFKIAKNRKNADVNKITLSSAYEKYLETSMGNFRQWDILNDVRGVKDTNLRYMNELYTLLKHICNIISYYNNNNEKHKKIYTYSVKCLNQYRKIYKAFSKHDSQLHLLDKLKKIYDDFRTLAIENDTDKKNKIEKRLLELTKMNEKDSHSTDNLNIFDFDDPNDQLEDEDISEIPEENNTQEEQKDHKTEEKNIVEPTKLQNTVDQRSIQREEQSVSEGASKISGNEPENNGKFQGISIETTKEILSPKTKDQALSQELPQLEPKLQPQPPPSPESQPQPQPQPQPQPQPQPHSESPPLPQPRPESPTQTESSTHPEPPTHPEPQPQTESQPQTESPTQLESQLQIESQLGQEPGPEPQLGSHIKSQTISQPVPQTVSQSESQTLSQPGAQNIENLTQPAYKQENSLTSYETIKKITQTNVLYDFYKLHVSSFYKNLTKYGNRLYESASTSLTKGYSVFNNVANDLITQSNKVTVTLPSVDNSIQLEDSEDDLPPSDSPSEMPLSSSTESIDKKTDENHGKQHEGGSHETNPGGVSQEKEPESRSQEINSEGGIHETNLEDKGKISETESKGQIIATEQLTPILAPKDSSKDSINITYYQEIGQIPSEINVQRDISEIKVQNGIFEKGFPVNLFKESKLILYSFIVIAILVMLAVMYKCLGFGRRKKEKKKKKMKKIRKMCDENNTEKLKCIHRK
- a CDS encoding PIR protein, fragment; this translates as MIYCLYIIIKLYFNKFSYCMIFQNVDHLFNKDKFYLDTIRSKNEPYIWYSPFGRESKKYKCNRIFDELNPLCMHLFIEAYKIPGNIMNFKNNNKEYVGYILMLVGCMLSLKNNDGTNNLKYFYSTFINSDEKYNKAIKDATDYKDIINKKKDLINMDMRIISNIYVICIVSIKKKIQIAKII